The following proteins are encoded in a genomic region of Paenibacillus sp. FSL R7-0273:
- a CDS encoding DUF342 domain-containing protein: MIGQYALNQYVSITFSEDKGIAYLEFSKKDENFSCSAEDLESFLYSHEVRYGIQHDIVKRISSNPEEYFFSRVPVAIGNEPVHGVDGYVVMAMDLDEDRKPLEKEDGKVDYKDLVRLNNVFKGQLICQAVPPVPGQKGRAVTGDEIPCRPGKDARFKIGKNVLLDQTETAMYAAIDGLVTLTDKGKINVFPVYEVNGDVDYSTGNIDFVGTVVIRGNVLTGFSVKSAGDIRVVGGVEGAELTAGGSVEITGGIIGYNKGLISAGKNVKVSFIQDGNVLAAEDVIVSQSIMHSNIRAGRDVLCNGTKGLIVGGIVQAGERVVARTIGNTMSTATAIEVGVVPELRNEINELRQELRQLLENDDKTNKALYLLNQLANNGQLSSDKVALRVKLNATKQAHMRDERRIKERVLEIEKMLEDTAKARVEVVKTIYGGSKIVIGRYTRFVKDPTERVVFRYSDGDISLAPYI; encoded by the coding sequence TTGATCGGTCAGTATGCTTTGAACCAATACGTGAGTATTACGTTTTCGGAGGATAAAGGGATTGCTTATCTTGAATTCTCCAAGAAGGATGAGAATTTTTCCTGTTCCGCCGAAGATTTGGAAAGCTTCCTTTACAGTCATGAAGTTCGTTACGGTATCCAGCACGACATCGTGAAACGGATCAGCAGCAATCCGGAAGAATACTTTTTCAGCAGAGTGCCGGTTGCCATCGGCAATGAGCCGGTCCATGGTGTTGACGGGTATGTTGTCATGGCCATGGATCTGGATGAAGACCGCAAGCCGCTTGAAAAAGAAGACGGCAAGGTAGACTACAAGGATCTGGTGCGGCTTAACAATGTGTTTAAAGGGCAGTTAATCTGCCAGGCTGTTCCGCCGGTGCCCGGTCAGAAGGGCAGGGCTGTTACAGGTGATGAAATCCCGTGCAGACCCGGAAAAGATGCCCGTTTTAAAATCGGTAAAAATGTGCTGCTTGACCAGACTGAGACAGCCATGTATGCGGCAATTGACGGCTTGGTCACGCTCACTGATAAGGGTAAAATCAATGTGTTTCCTGTCTACGAGGTCAATGGCGATGTGGATTACAGCACCGGTAATATTGATTTTGTCGGGACTGTGGTTATCCGCGGCAATGTGCTGACAGGCTTTTCAGTGAAATCCGCAGGCGATATCCGTGTTGTCGGCGGAGTTGAGGGAGCGGAGCTGACTGCCGGGGGCTCTGTGGAGATCACAGGGGGGATAATCGGCTATAATAAAGGACTGATCAGCGCCGGCAAAAATGTTAAGGTCAGCTTTATCCAGGACGGCAATGTGCTTGCGGCTGAAGATGTAATCGTATCCCAGAGCATTATGCACTCCAATATCCGGGCAGGACGGGATGTTTTGTGCAACGGTACCAAGGGGCTGATTGTTGGCGGAATTGTCCAGGCCGGTGAGCGAGTGGTAGCCCGGACAATCGGGAACACAATGTCAACTGCTACGGCAATTGAAGTAGGTGTGGTTCCCGAGCTTCGCAATGAAATCAACGAGCTCCGCCAGGAGCTCCGTCAGCTGCTGGAGAACGATGACAAGACTAACAAGGCGCTGTATTTGTTGAATCAGCTGGCTAATAACGGGCAGCTGTCTTCAGACAAGGTGGCGCTGCGTGTGAAGCTGAATGCAACCAAGCAGGCCCATATGCGTGATGAAAGACGGATTAAAGAACGGGTGCTAGAAATTGAAAAAATGCTGGAGGATACAGCAAAAGCAAGGGTTGAGGTTGTAAAAACAATCTATGGCGGCTCCAAAATCGTGATCGGCAGATACACCAGGTTCGTCAAGGATCCGACGGAACGGGTTGTTTTTCGTTATTCCGACGGCGATATTTCCCTTGCGCCGTATATCTAA
- a CDS encoding FliA/WhiG family RNA polymerase sigma factor → MNEQKASQAVTDGLWEQWKEHGNPEAKKRLIENYLHIVDYVSSRLAVGLPKNVSKDDLASNGVMGLIDAIEKFDYKRGLQFQTYASWRVRGAILDSLRQSDWVPRSVREKAKKIEDAYQQLEQKYLRSVSDEEMSQHLNISETEFQNMLQDVAVMSLCSLEDPIREEESETRMSILVDDKAKNPDRKVNEFYLRETLTKGIEKLTVKERTVVSLLYYEDLSLSEIAEVMSLSPSRISQLHSKAILRLRGTLEKNRDLLMQND, encoded by the coding sequence TTGAACGAGCAAAAAGCTTCTCAAGCAGTCACAGACGGGCTGTGGGAGCAGTGGAAAGAGCACGGTAACCCAGAGGCCAAAAAAAGGCTGATTGAGAATTACCTCCATATTGTTGATTATGTGTCCAGCCGTCTGGCAGTCGGATTACCCAAAAATGTGTCCAAAGACGATCTGGCCAGCAACGGTGTAATGGGGCTTATAGATGCCATAGAAAAGTTCGACTACAAACGCGGCCTGCAGTTCCAGACTTACGCATCCTGGCGTGTACGCGGTGCTATTCTGGACTCTTTACGCCAGAGCGACTGGGTTCCCAGGTCCGTTCGGGAAAAAGCGAAAAAAATCGAGGATGCCTATCAGCAGCTGGAACAGAAATACTTAAGATCAGTCAGTGATGAGGAAATGAGCCAGCATCTGAACATTTCGGAGACGGAGTTTCAAAATATGCTGCAGGATGTGGCTGTCATGTCACTCTGCTCTCTGGAAGACCCGATCCGCGAAGAAGAATCCGAAACACGGATGTCCATACTGGTGGACGATAAAGCCAAAAATCCGGACCGTAAAGTAAATGAGTTTTATCTGCGCGAAACACTCACCAAAGGCATCGAAAAATTAACGGTGAAAGAACGGACCGTAGTGTCCCTTTTATATTATGAGGATTTATCCTTAAGTGAAATTGCCGAGGTGATGTCTTTATCGCCTTCGCGGATTTCACAGCTTCATTCAAAGGCAATTTTGCGTCTGCGTGGAACACTTGAGAAGAACCGTGACCTGCTTATGCAAAATGATTAA
- a CDS encoding chemotaxis protein CheD, with product MIEEQSIIKVGMADLNVGSQDSLIRTTGLGSCVGLTLFDPGKKLAGMAHVMLPSSDIAREGQLNIAKFADTAVPELLSRLLALGAVRSRIVAKMAGGSQMFAFAGGNDTMRIGPRNVESCKLALESLRIPLIAEDTGGNFGRTIEIACSTGMLHIRSVQKGTKEI from the coding sequence ATGATTGAGGAGCAAAGCATTATTAAAGTAGGAATGGCAGATCTTAATGTTGGCAGCCAGGACAGTCTGATCCGTACGACCGGTCTTGGCTCCTGCGTGGGCCTTACCTTGTTTGATCCGGGTAAAAAATTGGCGGGGATGGCTCATGTCATGCTGCCTTCCTCAGACATTGCCCGGGAAGGCCAGCTAAACATAGCCAAGTTTGCGGACACGGCGGTTCCTGAGCTGCTGTCCCGCCTGCTGGCACTTGGTGCGGTCCGCAGCCGGATCGTAGCCAAAATGGCCGGAGGCTCGCAAATGTTTGCTTTTGCCGGAGGAAATGACACCATGAGGATCGGGCCTCGTAACGTCGAATCCTGTAAGCTTGCCCTTGAGTCGCTCCGCATTCCCCTGATTGCCGAGGACACGGGCGGAAATTTCGGCCGCACGATTGAAATTGCCTGCAGCACAGGGATGCTTCATATCCGCAGCGTCCAAAAAGGCACAAAGGAAATATAG
- a CDS encoding chemotaxis protein CheC: protein MELFKNFKDFKMDVLKEVGNIGAGNAATALSQLLNKPIDMAVPKVQLLSFEEITDKVGGAEELVYAVFLRVEGEAPGNLFFILTPDAAISLLNRIAGIEILPDQELGEMEFSALSEIGNILAGSYLSSLADFTSLSMYPTVPALAMDMAGAILGYGLLQFGQMGDDALLIDTTFLEGQNEIEGQFFLIPDPESFPKIFKALGVPFDND, encoded by the coding sequence ATGGAGCTGTTCAAGAATTTTAAGGATTTCAAAATGGATGTTTTGAAGGAAGTCGGCAACATTGGAGCCGGTAACGCCGCCACCGCGTTGTCCCAGCTTTTGAATAAGCCGATCGATATGGCAGTGCCCAAGGTTCAGCTGCTGAGCTTTGAAGAAATTACCGACAAGGTAGGCGGAGCAGAGGAACTGGTCTATGCCGTGTTTCTGCGCGTTGAAGGGGAAGCACCAGGTAATCTCTTCTTTATTCTTACTCCAGATGCAGCGATCAGCCTGCTGAACCGGATTGCCGGAATTGAAATTCTTCCGGATCAGGAGCTGGGAGAGATGGAATTCTCCGCGCTCAGTGAGATCGGCAACATTCTGGCAGGCTCTTATCTTTCATCGCTTGCAGATTTCACCTCCCTGTCCATGTATCCGACTGTGCCTGCACTGGCTATGGATATGGCCGGGGCCATTCTGGGCTACGGGCTGCTGCAATTCGGCCAGATGGGTGACGATGCGCTGCTCATTGATACCACCTTCCTGGAAGGGCAGAATGAAATTGAAGGCCAATTTTTCCTTATTCCGGATCCCGAATCATTCCCGAAAATTTTCAAAGCATTAGGAGTTCCGTTTGATAATGATTGA
- a CDS encoding chemotaxis protein CheW → MAEDIKVIVFKLGSEEYGIEVDKVQTIERMMPITRVPKTYSFIKGVINLRGVVIPVINLRGRFGIEEADHTDQTRVIIVNVNEMEVGFIVDSANDVIDLNRDSIDTPPEVVGGIKAKYLDGVAKIGEDRLLIMLNLSEVLNKSEIVQLESLEG, encoded by the coding sequence ATGGCTGAGGATATCAAAGTAATTGTGTTTAAGCTTGGATCAGAAGAATACGGCATTGAAGTGGACAAAGTACAGACTATTGAGCGCATGATGCCGATTACACGTGTTCCGAAGACCTATTCCTTCATCAAAGGCGTTATCAATCTGCGCGGTGTAGTTATTCCGGTAATTAATCTGCGCGGCCGCTTTGGAATTGAAGAGGCCGACCATACCGACCAGACCCGGGTAATTATCGTCAATGTCAATGAGATGGAAGTCGGCTTCATTGTGGATTCGGCTAATGATGTCATTGATTTGAACCGTGATTCTATCGACACACCGCCTGAGGTTGTAGGGGGAATCAAGGCGAAATATCTGGACGGGGTGGCTAAAATCGGAGAAGACCGTCTTCTGATTATGCTTAACCTGTCTGAAGTATTAAATAAGAGTGAAATCGTGCAACTGGAAAGCCTAGAGGGATAG
- a CDS encoding chemotaxis protein CheA, whose translation MDMNQYLSMFIDESNDHLQSLNESMMGLEANPEDISIVQVIFRSAHTLKGMAATMGFEDLASLTHQMENVLDLVRNNKLRMQDFIFDTLFKSLDALESMVQDITAGGEGKADVAAIVSALQAIVRGEIPAAGGAAAAAPAAEASSDLQITLDEFQYSVLEQSLQEGHQVLYIDVAIRKDCQLKAVRAYMVFDLLERSGEVVKSFPSVQDIEQEKFDYGFSLYYITQKGADEMKSMIMNVSEIDNVTAVALDQESLAQMALEAAATAEAPAPVQTAPAAAPETSPAAPAAREESAAKAAPTRTGSAPSRTIRVDIERLDVLMNLFSELLIDRVRLEQLASEVQNSDLTETVEHMGRVSGDLQNIVMKLRMVPVDTVFNRFPRMVRDLAKSLDKKIDLIVTGAETELDRTVIDEIGDPLVHLLRNAVDHGVESIQDRVATGKPETGTVNLRAFHSGNHVFIEIEDDGAGIKPEKILQSAIKKGIITQEQASGYSDDEAIQLLFAPGFSTAEVISDVSGRGVGLDVVKSKITSLGGNVVVYSTPGKGTNFSVQLPLTLSIIAAMLVKIGPEKYAIPLSSIVETGIVKQTQIRTIHGSKMIEFRNSHIPLLSLSRFYSIPDFDESTEEETEIIVIRKGERMAALAVQDFIGQNEIVIKNLGKYLPEVQGISGATILGDGQVALIIDPNAFIK comes from the coding sequence GTGGACATGAATCAATATTTATCCATGTTTATTGATGAGTCAAATGATCATCTGCAGTCATTGAATGAGAGCATGATGGGGCTGGAAGCAAATCCTGAAGATATAAGTATCGTACAGGTGATTTTCCGCTCCGCGCACACCCTAAAGGGTATGGCGGCTACAATGGGATTCGAGGATTTGGCTTCCCTCACCCATCAGATGGAGAATGTGCTTGACCTGGTGCGCAACAATAAACTGCGGATGCAGGATTTTATTTTTGACACACTGTTCAAAAGCCTGGATGCCCTTGAATCCATGGTGCAGGATATTACGGCTGGAGGCGAAGGCAAAGCCGATGTAGCAGCGATAGTCTCTGCACTGCAGGCTATTGTCCGCGGTGAAATTCCGGCTGCAGGAGGAGCTGCTGCGGCAGCGCCGGCTGCTGAAGCCTCCAGTGATCTCCAGATCACCCTGGATGAATTTCAGTATTCTGTACTGGAGCAGTCCCTTCAGGAAGGGCATCAGGTACTGTATATTGACGTAGCTATCCGCAAGGACTGCCAGCTCAAGGCGGTGCGGGCGTACATGGTCTTTGATCTCCTGGAGCGTTCAGGAGAAGTGGTCAAATCCTTCCCTTCGGTTCAGGATATAGAGCAGGAGAAGTTCGATTACGGCTTCTCGCTCTATTACATAACCCAAAAGGGTGCCGATGAAATGAAGTCGATGATCATGAATGTATCTGAAATCGACAATGTAACGGCTGTAGCGCTTGATCAGGAGTCACTCGCCCAGATGGCGCTGGAGGCCGCAGCAACCGCTGAGGCGCCCGCTCCTGTGCAGACGGCTCCCGCAGCTGCTCCGGAGACTTCTCCAGCCGCTCCTGCAGCCAGAGAAGAAAGTGCCGCCAAGGCAGCACCAACCCGCACAGGGTCGGCTCCATCCCGGACAATCCGCGTCGACATCGAGCGCCTGGATGTGCTGATGAACCTATTCAGTGAGCTGCTGATTGACCGTGTACGCCTGGAGCAGCTTGCTTCAGAGGTGCAGAACAGTGACCTTACAGAGACAGTTGAGCATATGGGCCGTGTCAGCGGCGATCTGCAGAACATTGTCATGAAGCTGCGGATGGTGCCCGTAGATACCGTGTTCAACCGGTTCCCGCGTATGGTCCGTGACTTGGCCAAATCGCTGGATAAAAAAATTGATCTTATTGTTACCGGGGCTGAGACCGAGCTGGACCGCACCGTTATCGATGAGATCGGCGATCCCCTGGTGCATCTCCTGCGCAATGCGGTTGACCACGGCGTTGAGTCCATTCAGGACCGGGTTGCCACCGGCAAACCGGAGACGGGTACAGTAAACCTTCGTGCCTTCCACAGCGGCAATCATGTATTTATTGAAATTGAAGATGATGGTGCAGGCATTAAGCCTGAGAAGATCCTTCAATCTGCAATCAAAAAAGGAATTATTACGCAGGAGCAGGCTTCAGGCTACTCAGATGATGAAGCGATTCAGCTGCTGTTCGCTCCGGGCTTCAGTACTGCCGAGGTAATCTCCGATGTATCGGGTCGCGGGGTCGGTCTGGATGTCGTCAAATCGAAGATCACATCACTGGGCGGTAACGTGGTTGTATATTCCACACCGGGCAAGGGTACAAACTTCTCAGTACAGCTTCCGCTCACCCTGTCCATCATTGCGGCCATGCTTGTAAAGATCGGACCAGAGAAATATGCAATCCCGCTCTCTTCCATTGTGGAAACCGGGATCGTGAAGCAAACCCAGATCCGCACCATTCACGGCTCCAAGATGATCGAGTTCCGCAACAGCCATATTCCGCTGCTCTCGCTCAGCAGGTTCTACTCCATTCCTGATTTTGATGAAAGCACAGAAGAGGAAACAGAGATTATCGTTATCCGTAAAGGCGAACGAATGGCGGCTCTAGCTGTTCAGGATTTCATCGGGCAAAATGAAATTGTTATCAAGAATCTCGGCAAGTATCTGCCGGAGGTTCAAGGCATCTCCGGTGCGACCATTCTGGGTGACGGGCAGGTTGCTCTTATTATTGATCCTAATGCATTTATAAAATAA
- the cheB gene encoding protein-glutamate methylesterase/protein-glutamine glutaminase, whose translation MRPYKVLVVDDSAFMRKIISDLIESDPDFKVTDTAATGREAITKVNELQPDLVTMDVEMPEMNGLEALKVIMANHPLPVIMLSGINEEGMRETIMALESGAFDFIRKPSITNSQDIMAVGVSLIEQMKGAMLAREQREARISSLKEPEAVLPEPVRPQAAKPVVPELPVRLPGPPKTNESPAKPAADKPKSADTELGVKRPDSARSGTEWARKLPKPPAAPPKPAAPERLKSRRQLEAAPPAAPEVKAVPELTAPQQPEPPAAAGDRKQGGKGLRKLVAVGCSTGGPRALKTFLENIPANFPAPIVIVQHMPPNFTKSLAQRLNTFSPLEVSEAEHGMILRQGAAYIAPGGYHVKVVPAAGGQYAIELTTEDARNGHRPSVDTLYESLLPLTGLERHAVIMTGMGSDGARMMKALYDSGVTSTFAENEETCVVYGMPRSAVELHCVKYVLPLQEIAPRLVQAVK comes from the coding sequence ATGAGGCCATATAAAGTTTTGGTTGTGGATGATTCTGCATTTATGCGCAAGATCATATCCGATTTAATTGAAAGTGATCCTGATTTCAAGGTGACTGATACGGCGGCTACTGGCCGTGAAGCGATAACGAAGGTGAACGAGCTTCAGCCTGATCTGGTGACCATGGATGTGGAAATGCCGGAAATGAACGGCTTGGAGGCATTGAAGGTGATTATGGCCAATCACCCGTTGCCGGTTATTATGCTCTCGGGCATTAACGAGGAGGGCATGAGGGAAACCATTATGGCGCTCGAATCGGGAGCCTTTGATTTTATCCGCAAGCCCTCGATAACCAATTCCCAGGATATAATGGCCGTTGGCGTATCGTTGATTGAACAGATGAAGGGGGCCATGCTTGCCCGGGAGCAGCGTGAAGCGCGAATCTCTTCCCTGAAGGAGCCTGAGGCTGTACTCCCAGAACCTGTCCGTCCCCAGGCTGCAAAGCCTGTTGTTCCTGAGCTGCCGGTGCGGCTGCCCGGGCCGCCTAAGACTAACGAGTCTCCGGCCAAACCTGCGGCAGACAAGCCTAAGTCGGCAGACACGGAGCTGGGTGTAAAGCGGCCTGACTCTGCCAGATCCGGTACGGAGTGGGCCCGGAAGCTGCCTAAGCCTCCGGCAGCTCCTCCCAAACCGGCAGCTCCCGAGCGGCTTAAGAGCCGCAGACAGCTTGAGGCAGCTCCTCCTGCGGCACCTGAGGTTAAAGCGGTGCCAGAGCTTACTGCACCTCAACAGCCTGAGCCACCTGCTGCAGCCGGTGACCGGAAGCAGGGAGGAAAGGGGCTGCGTAAGCTGGTTGCAGTCGGCTGCTCTACAGGAGGCCCGCGGGCGCTTAAAACGTTCCTAGAAAACATCCCGGCGAATTTCCCGGCACCGATAGTGATCGTACAGCATATGCCGCCCAATTTCACGAAGTCACTGGCCCAGCGCCTGAATACCTTTAGTCCGCTTGAAGTGTCTGAGGCTGAGCACGGCATGATTCTTCGCCAGGGTGCTGCCTACATTGCTCCAGGGGGATATCATGTGAAGGTCGTTCCTGCCGCTGGAGGGCAGTACGCTATTGAGCTTACTACAGAAGATGCCCGCAACGGGCACCGCCCTTCAGTCGATACGCTGTATGAATCCCTGCTGCCGCTCACCGGGCTGGAGCGCCATGCGGTCATTATGACCGGCATGGGCAGTGACGGTGCAAGAATGATGAAAGCTTTGTACGATTCAGGGGTAACCTCGACATTCGCCGAGAATGAAGAGACCTGTGTCGTGTATGGAATGCCGCGTTCCGCGGTTGAATTGCATTGTGTTAAATATGTGCTGCCGCTGCAGGAAATTGCACCCCGGCTGGTACAGGCTGTTAAATAA
- a CDS encoding MinD/ParA family protein: MMDQAQSLRQLVSSRDPKREPGSGPTARIITVCSGKGGVGKSNFTLNFALALKAMGRRVLLFDADIGMANIDVLMGVTAKYNLYHLLKREADIAQIIQNGPGDLPFIAGGSGMDELFSLSESDLNYFTAQIAQIADTMDFILFDTGAGLSKETLKFITSADDCLVVTTPEPTAITDAYALMKVVHNSHPDVSFKLIVNQAGDEKEARNTGDKIRMAASRFLQLDIPFLGFISSDAHVVQAVKKQVPFSVAFPNSAAAKDVQRLALNYLSAEPVETTKVQGIKGFINKWLKRKQ; the protein is encoded by the coding sequence TTGATGGATCAGGCTCAATCTTTACGGCAGCTGGTATCCAGCCGGGATCCCAAACGCGAGCCCGGATCCGGGCCTACTGCCCGGATCATTACCGTGTGCAGCGGGAAGGGCGGTGTCGGCAAATCTAACTTCACGCTGAATTTCGCTTTGGCGCTGAAGGCGATGGGCAGACGGGTGCTTTTGTTCGATGCCGATATCGGGATGGCCAACATCGACGTGCTTATGGGAGTAACGGCTAAATACAATCTGTACCATCTGTTGAAAAGAGAAGCGGATATCGCTCAGATTATCCAGAACGGGCCCGGTGATCTGCCGTTTATTGCAGGAGGCTCAGGGATGGATGAGCTATTCTCGCTGTCTGAGAGCGACCTGAATTACTTCACGGCACAGATTGCCCAGATTGCTGATACTATGGACTTCATCCTGTTTGATACAGGTGCCGGTCTGTCGAAGGAAACGCTAAAATTTATAACCTCGGCTGATGATTGTCTGGTAGTTACTACACCGGAGCCAACCGCAATAACGGATGCATATGCACTTATGAAGGTTGTACACAATTCCCATCCTGACGTATCCTTCAAGCTGATTGTCAACCAGGCGGGGGATGAAAAGGAGGCAAGGAACACAGGCGATAAAATCCGCATGGCGGCAAGCCGGTTCCTGCAGCTGGACATCCCTTTTCTCGGATTCATCAGCAGTGATGCGCATGTGGTTCAGGCAGTCAAGAAACAAGTTCCATTCTCAGTGGCCTTTCCGAACAGTGCAGCAGCCAAAGACGTGCAACGGCTTGCCCTGAATTACCTCTCCGCCGAACCGGTGGAAACGACAAAGGTACAGGGCATCAAGGGATTTATCAACAAGTGGTTGAAGCGAAAACAGTAA
- the flhF gene encoding flagellar biosynthesis protein FlhF: MRVKRYVVDTMPDAMQSIRSELGSDAVILSTKEVKVGGFMGLFQKKKIEVVAAVEEARKPAAAVSAPPAPPSIPRSAVPQAYQKAVTATQGPPKEKRPAAETFAAEIAAALSEGKEAGGGVAVLQAVTEEEYPRQTERRPVAPEPATPAKEEKQRSLSALYESMDAELEPAISTALESDVLREIRDMKQWMERIARYSSSGIELPQMLDELKRLLIDQDTDAVLVEEWIGTIYDRWNEEGRTWTADRFTEMLQEQINTFLAGRIAGGIAADTSIVYIAGPTGVGKTTSIAKLAAEQLFKHGRKVGLITSDTYRISAVEQLRTYAAILNIPLEVVQSPGDLQRAMFRLESCDLVLMDTAGRNYRNEMFVAELQSLLAKELKSETFLVLSMTSKSRDMKLIAEHFGRYQLDKVIFTKLDETGSYGPLFNVLNDFPLKLSYLTNGQNVPDDLLMASKELLSEMLLGTGGS; encoded by the coding sequence ATGAGAGTGAAGCGTTATGTGGTAGACACAATGCCTGACGCGATGCAATCCATCCGAAGCGAGCTTGGCAGTGATGCCGTCATCCTCAGCACCAAGGAAGTTAAGGTCGGCGGATTTATGGGATTGTTCCAGAAAAAAAAGATAGAGGTTGTAGCTGCAGTGGAGGAGGCGCGTAAGCCGGCTGCTGCCGTAAGCGCACCGCCTGCACCGCCGAGCATACCGCGCAGCGCTGTGCCGCAGGCATACCAGAAGGCTGTTACAGCCACCCAGGGTCCGCCTAAGGAGAAACGGCCGGCAGCCGAGACGTTTGCCGCCGAAATAGCAGCGGCGCTGTCTGAGGGCAAGGAGGCCGGCGGCGGTGTGGCGGTGCTGCAGGCCGTTACGGAGGAGGAGTATCCCCGGCAGACTGAGCGGAGACCTGTTGCCCCGGAGCCGGCAACTCCCGCCAAAGAAGAAAAGCAGCGTTCGTTGTCGGCCCTTTACGAAAGCATGGATGCAGAGCTGGAGCCTGCCATTTCGACGGCGCTTGAAAGCGATGTGCTCCGTGAAATCAGGGATATGAAGCAATGGATGGAACGGATTGCCCGGTATTCCTCAAGCGGCATCGAGCTGCCGCAGATGCTGGATGAGCTGAAACGCCTGCTGATTGACCAGGATACGGATGCAGTGCTCGTAGAGGAATGGATCGGTACTATTTATGACCGCTGGAATGAGGAAGGCCGGACCTGGACTGCTGACCGGTTTACGGAGATGCTGCAGGAGCAGATTAACACGTTTCTGGCCGGAAGAATTGCCGGCGGGATTGCTGCTGATACCAGCATAGTCTATATCGCCGGACCGACCGGTGTCGGCAAGACAACCTCCATCGCCAAGCTGGCTGCGGAGCAGCTTTTTAAGCACGGCCGGAAGGTAGGACTTATTACTTCGGATACGTACCGGATTTCTGCAGTGGAGCAGCTGCGAACATACGCGGCTATTTTAAATATACCGCTGGAGGTTGTTCAGTCACCAGGTGATCTGCAAAGAGCGATGTTCCGCCTCGAGAGCTGTGACCTGGTATTAATGGATACAGCCGGGCGCAATTACCGTAATGAAATGTTTGTTGCCGAGCTCCAGAGCCTGCTGGCCAAGGAATTGAAGAGCGAAACCTTTCTTGTGCTGAGCATGACCTCCAAGAGCCGGGATATGAAATTAATTGCCGAGCATTTCGGCCGCTATCAGCTCGACAAGGTTATTTTTACCAAGCTGGATGAGACAGGCAGCTACGGGCCGCTGTTCAACGTGTTGAACGATTTTCCGCTCAAGCTGTCTTATCTGACGAACGGCCAGAATGTTCCGGATGATCTGCTGATGGCCTCCAAAGAATTGCTCAGTGAAATGCTGCTGGGAACAGGAGGCTCTTGA